One stretch of Polaromonas naphthalenivorans CJ2 DNA includes these proteins:
- a CDS encoding extracellular catalytic domain type 2 short-chain-length polyhydroxyalkanoate depolymerase: MVTSIDSKVVQLGSYKVKKGDSSISGLSSGAFMTVQLHLAYSSSFSGVGVIAGGPFRCVESFSPAATLPEDAYVQNALYICMNPLVPQTGPSAHKLAQLARETATAGEIDAIDHLADDRVYIFTGSEDKVVFSDVVSRTRNFYELLGVKPANLVYHDDVPAGHSIITDNPEDSPLATNQPPYINQGGFMQSHDILRHIYGQLNPPVEQLTGRLVRFDQTEFFGGEPRASMSKFGYAYIPKAVEEGTAEARVHIALHGCKQGYNYTDYVYGRADIANQPPYGNRYITTTGYNHIADSNDIIMLYPQAEGADGNAAQNPEGCWDWWGYTSPTPKRPDYYSREAIQIKAIHDMLARLGG, encoded by the coding sequence ATGGTTACCAGCATCGATTCAAAAGTTGTCCAGCTTGGGTCTTACAAGGTCAAAAAGGGCGATAGTTCAATTTCCGGCCTGTCTTCAGGTGCTTTCATGACGGTGCAGCTGCACCTGGCGTATTCATCAAGTTTCAGCGGTGTCGGCGTGATTGCCGGCGGGCCGTTTCGTTGTGTTGAATCCTTCAGCCCGGCAGCAACCCTGCCTGAAGACGCTTATGTGCAGAACGCGCTGTATATCTGCATGAACCCGCTGGTGCCACAAACCGGCCCCAGCGCGCACAAACTGGCGCAACTGGCACGCGAAACCGCTACCGCAGGCGAGATTGATGCAATCGACCATCTGGCCGATGACCGGGTTTACATCTTTACCGGCAGTGAAGACAAGGTGGTTTTTTCAGACGTGGTGTCGCGCACGCGAAATTTTTACGAATTGCTGGGCGTCAAACCCGCCAATTTGGTCTACCACGACGACGTTCCGGCTGGCCATTCCATCATCACCGACAACCCCGAAGACTCCCCGCTCGCCACCAACCAGCCGCCCTACATCAACCAGGGCGGTTTCATGCAGTCGCATGACATCCTGCGGCACATCTACGGCCAGCTCAATCCCCCGGTCGAGCAACTCACAGGCCGCCTGGTGCGTTTTGACCAGACCGAGTTTTTTGGCGGCGAGCCGCGCGCCAGCATGAGCAAGTTTGGCTACGCCTACATTCCCAAGGCAGTTGAAGAAGGCACAGCCGAAGCGCGTGTACACATTGCATTGCACGGCTGCAAACAGGGTTACAACTACACCGACTACGTGTACGGCCGGGCCGACATTGCCAACCAGCCGCCGTATGGCAACCGTTACATCACCACCACCGGCTACAACCACATCGCCGACAGCAACGACATCATCATGCTCTACCCACAGGCCGAAGGCGCAGATGGCAACGCCGCACAAAACCCCGAAGGCTGCTGGGACTGGTGGGGCTACACCAGCCCGACACCCAAACGGCCCGACTACTACTCACGCGAAGCCATCCAGATCAAGGCCATACACGACATGCTGGCCCGCCTGGGCGGCTGA
- a CDS encoding transposase family protein, whose product MLIQAFSILPDPRTGPAQRYDLREMIVMTLSAVLCGADNWVDVPVGSKKYGDSCMQVVREKCCLTSGNALVVLYFPFPEVTPKSCARFAKANLLHCSISK is encoded by the coding sequence ATGCTGATACAAGCTTTCTCGATACTGCCCGATCCCCGCACCGGCCCTGCGCAGCGTTACGACCTCAGGGAGATGATCGTCATGACGCTGAGTGCCGTGCTGTGCGGGGCGGACAATTGGGTGGACGTACCCGTTGGTTCCAAGAAATACGGCGACTCATGCATGCAGGTCGTCAGGGAAAAGTGTTGCTTGACTTCGGGAAACGCCCTTGTAGTGCTTTATTTTCCGTTTCCTGAAGTGACCCCCAAAAGCTGTGCTAGATTTGCAAAAGCAAATTTGCTGCACTGCAGCATTTCAAAATGA